In a single window of the Desulfuromonadaceae bacterium genome:
- a CDS encoding hydrogenase: MAHLSNFCLLAVVLINFFCLGSARLGACIQAVALQGALLALLPLSEHGFSGHTLFLAFAAFAMKGGFIPWLLFRAIREVRIQREVQPIIGFVPTLILGALTTAAAFIFADYLPLLPQHHDSLFIPVSLATLGTGFLLLITRLKAITQVLGYLVLENGIFIFGILLSEAMPLMVEAGVLLDLLVGVFVMGIVLNQINREFSSLNTERLSALRE; the protein is encoded by the coding sequence ATGGCTCATCTAAGCAATTTCTGCCTGCTGGCAGTCGTCCTGATCAACTTTTTCTGCCTTGGTAGTGCGCGTCTTGGTGCCTGTATCCAGGCGGTCGCGCTACAGGGGGCGCTCCTCGCCCTGCTGCCGCTGAGCGAGCACGGATTCTCCGGGCACACCCTGTTTCTGGCCTTTGCCGCCTTCGCCATGAAGGGCGGGTTCATCCCCTGGTTGCTCTTTCGCGCCATTCGCGAGGTGCGTATCCAACGCGAAGTCCAACCCATTATCGGCTTTGTACCGACCCTGATTTTGGGTGCCTTGACCACCGCTGCCGCCTTTATCTTTGCCGATTACCTGCCGCTTTTGCCCCAGCATCATGACAGCCTGTTTATCCCGGTATCGCTGGCCACGCTCGGCACCGGTTTTCTCCTGCTGATCACGCGACTCAAGGCGATCACTCAGGTCCTCGGTTACTTGGTGCTCGAAAACGGCATCTTTATCTTCGGCATTCTGCTTTCTGAAGCGATGCCGTTGATGGTTGAGGCCGGGGTGCTACTCGACCTGCTGGTCGGTGTCTTCGTCATGGGGATCGTTCTCAACCAGATCAATCGGGAATTTTCATCACTGAACACCGAACGCCTTTCGGCGCTGCGGGAGTAG